Below is a window of Leisingera sp. S132 DNA.
TGGCCAAGCCCGAGCTGGAAATCTATGCCGACGACGTTGCCTGCTCGCACGGGTCCACCTCTGGTGCCATCGACGAGGAGGGCCTGTTCTACCTGCGCTCCCGCGGTGTTCCGCACGCCGAGGCGACCGACCTGATGACTCTGGCCTTCCTGGCCGAAGCGGTGGATGAGATCGAGGACGCGGAAATCGCCGCCGACATCGTCTCCCGCCTCGAAGGCTGGCTGGCCCGGCGCCGCTGATGTCCGTCACAACGGATATCCCGGCAACCTACAAGGGGCCGCGCAAGGTGTTTGCGCGGCTTCTGAGCATGGGCGCCCGCGAGGACCGTCTGCTGGTGTTTCTGCTTGCAGGCTGCGTGCTGACCTTTGTCGCGCAGATGCCGAAACTGGCGCGCGAGGCACATCTGACCGGCCAGGAGCTGAATATGCTGCTGGGCGGTTCGCTGCTGGCGCTGGTCTTTATCGCGCCGCTGCTGCTGTATGTTCTGGCGCTGGTGGCCCATTGGATTGCCCTAGCAATGGGCGGTCACGGCGACGCCTATCGCGCCCGGCTGGCGCTGTTCTGGGCGTTTCTGGCGGCCAGCCCGCTGATGCTGTTGAATGGCCTGGTGGCGGGCTTCATCGGCCAGGGTCCGGCCCTGACACTGGTGGGCATCCTGTGGTGCGCCGTGTTCCTCTGGTTCTGGGTGTCCGGCATGATCCAGGGATACTGGGCCAAACCATGAATGAGCTGGCCGCCTTTGCCCTGCTGACGCTGAAGTCACCGCGCGATGCTGCGCAGCAGATCCTGGCGCGGGATTGGCCGCGGGAGGCACTTTGGACCGCCTTCCTGCTATCTGTTGTGGTGAATACCTGCGTTTACACAGTGCAGAAAATCCTGTTCCCGCTGCCGCCTGAGGTCCTGCTGCCGCGCTTCACACCGGGCGTTTATTTCGCAATGGTGCTGGCGCTTCAGCTCTGTTTCATTGCGATGCTCTCCTCAACCGGCCGCTGGCTGGGCGGGCAGGGCAACTTACATGAATTACTGGCCCTTGTGACCTGGCTGCAACTTCTGCAGGCGGGACTGAACGGTGCCATTGTGGTTGCGTTCCTTGTGATGCCTTCGCTGGCTGCACTGCTGAATATTGCGGCCAATATCCTTGTGTTCTTCATCCTCCTGCATTTTGTTAACGCGGCGCACCGGTTTGGCTCCGTGTGGCGCTCGCTGGGGGTGGTTTTGATGGCCAGTATGATCCTGGTCTTTGCCCTTCTCTTTATTGTGGGTCTGATCGGCCCA
It encodes the following:
- a CDS encoding YIP1 family protein, whose product is MSVTTDIPATYKGPRKVFARLLSMGAREDRLLVFLLAGCVLTFVAQMPKLAREAHLTGQELNMLLGGSLLALVFIAPLLLYVLALVAHWIALAMGGHGDAYRARLALFWAFLAASPLMLLNGLVAGFIGQGPALTLVGILWCAVFLWFWVSGMIQGYWAKP
- a CDS encoding YIP1 family protein, yielding MNELAAFALLTLKSPRDAAQQILARDWPREALWTAFLLSVVVNTCVYTVQKILFPLPPEVLLPRFTPGVYFAMVLALQLCFIAMLSSTGRWLGGQGNLHELLALVTWLQLLQAGLNGAIVVAFLVMPSLAALLNIAANILVFFILLHFVNAAHRFGSVWRSLGVVLMASMILVFALLFIVGLIGPANLGLPNNV